A section of the Hevea brasiliensis isolate MT/VB/25A 57/8 chromosome 17, ASM3005281v1, whole genome shotgun sequence genome encodes:
- the LOC110643411 gene encoding uncharacterized protein LOC110643411 — protein sequence MEDKPSSSPMSFVDQIVVPGDVVLDLSTMTNQTIKLGGGLRQDSDAISVMKAGKLRFSKPNKYWVESSQKRYVPCVGDSVLGIVVDSKAENFLVDIKGPALAFLPVLAFEGGTRRNIPKFEGGTLLYVRVVKANPGMNPELSCTDASGKAAEFGVLKDGYMFECSTGLSRMLLSSPTCPVLEALGNKLSFEIAVGLNGRVWVNATSPSTVIIVANAIMNSETLSGLQQKIMVDRLLQKIQT from the exons ATGGAAGATAAACCCTCAAGTTCGCCGATGAGCTTTGTTGACCAGATAGTG GTGCCAGGAGACGTGGTTCTTGATCTCTCGACCATGACTAACCAGACTATCAAGCTTGGTGGCGGCCTCCGTCAG GATTCTGATGCTATCTCTGTCATGAAAGCTGGGAAATTGAGGTTCTCAAAGCCAAACAAATACTGGGTGGAAAGCTCCCAGAAAAGA TACGTACCTTGCGTGGGAGACAGCGTTCTTGGAATTGTGGTAGACTCCAAAGCAGAA AACTTTCTTGTAGACATAAAAGGACCTGCCCTGGCATTTTTGCCTGTGCTTGCATTTGAAGGAGGCACTAGGAGAAATATACCAAAATTTGAG GGAGGCACTTTGCTTTACGTTCGGGTTGTGAAGGCAAACCCTGGGATGAATCCGGAATTGTCTTGCACTGATG ccAGTGGGAAAGCAGCAGAATTTGGTGTCCTCAAAGATGGCTACATGTTTGAATGCTCAACTGGTCTATCAAGAAT gTTGTTGAGCTCACCAACATGCCCAGTTCTTGAGGCTCTTGGCAATAAGCTCTCCTTTGAGATTGCAGTTGGCTTAAATGGCCGCGTTTGG GTGAATGCCACCTCCCCTTCAACAGTCATTATTGTTGCAAATGCAATCATGAACTCAGAGACGTTAAGTGGGTTGCAGCAGAAAATTATGGTGGATAGACTGCTTCAGAAAATTCAAA CATGA
- the LOC110643400 gene encoding transcription factor WER — protein sequence MEGGNSSTEYKKGLWTVEEDRILMDYIRVHGKGKWNRVARATGLKRCGKSCRLRWMNYLSPSIKRDNFSEEEDDLIIRLHKLLGNRWSLIAGRVPGRTDNQVKNYWNTHLSKRLGVKKGKCKASGPSPVLSAELRKDSNASPSSNCAKSPACDAGVTGQNAMEYGYKSLVELTSRQGMTMGDWSNSFLFLNDNDPNLYTPNLMEFLDESPDFVGYDF from the exons ATGGAAGGAGGGAACAGTTCTACTGAATATAAGAAAGGGTTGTGGACAGTGGAGGAGGACAGAATTTTAATGGATTACATAAGGGTTCATGGCAAAGGGAAGTGGAATCGTGTAGCAAGAGCGACAG GACTGAAGAGATGCGGCAAGAGCTGCAGATTAAGATGGATGAATTATCTTAGTCCTAGCATTAAGCGTGACAATTTCTCGGAGGAAGAAGATGACCTTATCATTCGGCTCCATAAGCTACTTGGCAATag GTGGTCCTTAATTGCTGGTAGGGTCCCCGGAAGGACAGATAATCAAGTGAAGAATTACTGGAACACTCATTTGAGCAAAAGGCTTGGGGTCAAGAAAGGAAAATGCAAAGCCAGTGGCCCTTCTCCAGTATTGTCCGCGGAATTAAGGAAAGATTCCAATGCCTCGCCAAGTTCCAACTGTGCAAAGAGCCCTGCTTGTGATGCGGGGGTTACAGGCCAGAATGCCATGGAATATGGGTATAAGAGTTTAGTGGAGCTTACTAGCAGGCAAGGGATGACAATGGGCGATTGGAGCAACTCTTTTTTGTTCTTGAATGATAATGACCCAAATCTTTATACCCCCAATTTGATGGAATTCCTAGATGAATCTCCGGATTTTGTTGGGTATGATTTTTGA